One genomic region from Branchiostoma lanceolatum isolate klBraLanc5 chromosome 7, klBraLanc5.hap2, whole genome shotgun sequence encodes:
- the LOC136439321 gene encoding gamma-aminobutyric acid receptor-associated protein-like 2 has translation MKFLYKEEHSLEHRQAESEKIRRKYPDRIPVVVEKVPNSQIQDIDKKKFLVPTDITVAQFMWIIRKRIKLPSERAIFLFVGKILPQSSANMGQIYNEHKDEDGFLYIAYSGENTFGF, from the exons ATGAAGTTTCTATACAAGGAGGAACACTCCTTGG AACATCGCCAAGCAGAGTCTGAAAAGATCAGAAGAAAATACCCTGACCGGATACCG GTGGTAGTAGAGAAGGTGCCCAACTCTCAGATCCAAGACATTGATAAGAAGAAGTTCCTGGTCCCGACTGACATCACCGTGGCACAGTTCATGTGGATCATCCGCAAGCGCATCAAGCTGCCCTCGGAACGCGCCATCTTCTTGTTTGTGGGGAAAATCCTGCCGCAGTCAAG TGCCAATATGGGTCAAATCTACAATGAACACAAAGATGAGGATGGATTCCTCTACATCGCGTACAGTGGTGAAAACACCTTTGGATTCTGA